In the genome of Desulfovibrio aminophilus DSM 12254, the window CCCGGCCACGGCGCCGATCAGGGGAAAAGCCATGACGCAAACCTCCTCTGTTTGCGCCCAGCCTAGCCCCGGTTTCCGGCCCCCGCGAAGAAATGCAGCTGATTTGCAGGCGATTGCATCGAAAGAGCATCTTGACCGCCTTCGGCGGTTCATGAAAAGCCCCTTCCGAGGAACATGAAGAACCAGGGGGCCTTCGGCCCTTTTCAGGACGGAAAAAGGAGACGCCGTTCATGCCGCACCAGACAAAGAACACACCACTGCCGATCCGCCATCTCATGCTTCTGTGCCTGCTCATCCTGCCGTCCGCCCCGGCCTCGGCCCAGGACCTGTCGGGGAAATACTGCGTCGTCTCCGAATCGGAATGGACCCAATGCATTGAATTGAAGCCCGGCGGAAAATGCCTGATCATCAATGAGGCCTGGGATCCGACGGATGCGCCCGAAGCCCGCTATGGCCTGGAACGAAAGACCGTTGAGTGCGGCTACGCGATGCATGACGGCATGCTGGAGGTGACGTATGGCCGCGTCACCGATGTGTTCGCCCCGGGCGTGTATGACTGGCGGGAATTCGGCTGGAAGGGCTGGTCGCCGGGCCTGAAGCGGGCCGGTTCCGCTCCCGAGAAATCCATCCTGCACAAGACGTTGATCTACTGGCAAGAACCAATGGACGCCCTGCGCCTCGACGCCGATCCGCATTGACTCTCCCGGGGAGCTGCGGAAGGGTGTGCGTTCGCCACGAAGACACGGCGGTTGATATTCAAGAAAGAAGGCTTCGCTGAAATGAAAAAAGCCGCATCCCTCATCCTCTTCATGCTCATGGCAAGTCCGGCCCTCGCCCAGGATCTGCACGGCTCGTATTGCCTGGCCACTGAAACCGAGTGGAACGAGTGCATTGAGTTGGAACAAGGCGGCGCGTGCCGGATCGTCACCGAGGTTTGGGAGGCCACGGACGGCTCCGGGCCGCGCAAGGACCTGGAACGCAAGGGAAAGAAGTGCAATTACGAGGTTCAGGGCGATCAGGTGTTGCTGACCTACGAGGGACGGACGGAAACCCTGAAGGCCGCCTATTACGACTGGGCGGAGGAAATGTGGAAGGGCTAGGGGCCGGGCCTGAAGCCGGTGGAGCCCCGCGCCGGGCAGAGCGCACTGTATTCCCGGGTGTATTGGAAAGAACCCACGCACAAGCTGCGGGTCAGCGAGCCTCCGTGTCGATGACCGCGCGGATCGAAGGGAACGCCATCAGCTTCGACACCCCGGCGGAGTGGGATTATCCGGGGCATTTTCAGGGTATGATCTCCGCGCGGAAAGTAAGCGGCGTCTTGAGGCTCCAAAATGGCGTGGACGTGCCCTTGGACCTGCCCCGCCGGGCCGGCTATTGGGACGACCCGATTTCCCAATAATCGCCCGCCTACGCCCGCCTTCGTCCGCCTTCGGCGGGTTCTAGAAAGGCGGGGCCAGCGTCACCCTTTTGCAGAACGGGCCCCTCCGGGGCGTTACAGAAAGCCGCCTTCGGCGGTTCATGGAACAGCCAAGGAGCTCCCGTCTTCCCCCTTCGGGGGTTTATAAAAAGGCAGGGAGATTCCCGGCTTTCCGCCTTTCTGGAAACCCCCGAAGGGGGCAGGACGTGGCCTGTCAACGTGCGAATTCGCTGCAATGAGCTGCATATCCCCTGCTTTTCTTCTCCAGCCCCCAAAACGCCCCTTATGGTTCGTTGAAAACCTATAGGAGGCGGCATATGCTGCGGGACAGAAAAGGACGGAAATTGTGGATTCAGACGGAACGCGGGGAGTTTCAGCCCCTGGAGTCCTACGGGCAGATCAACGAACGCAGAAAGTCACAGTCCGGCCCGGACTGGTGGGTGGTGGCCAAGGAACCCGACTGGGCTCCGCCCAAGCGGCGGATGTCCCTGGTGGCGGGAGGCTTGAGCGGGCACACCAAGCCCAACTCCCACGGCGACCAGCAGCCCTACGATGAGCTGGGCCGCTACGCCGGGCCCGGAGAAGGGGCCTGGAGCGAGAAGCCCGAGGGGGAAAAGACCAGGGGCGGAAGCCTGCTTTCCGCCTTTCTGAAAACCTCCGAAGGGGGCGAAGCCGGTGGGGACATCCTGCTTGATGGGGGCGAGTTCCGAGCCGAGGCCCATTGGCTGGATGAGAATCCGCACTCGGCCAAGGCTCAATCGGGCAATCTGCCCAATGCCGGGCAAGCTCCGATGCGGGCGACGCCCGAGCCGCAAGAGGCGGATGAAAAGTCCTCGGAGAATGCGGCCCCCCAGCGCAAGCCGAAGATTTACATCTATGAACAATCCACTGGAAAGTTCTTCGACAGTGCTGGCAACTTGTTGGCCACAGAATATTCTGGAGCCGGGAAAGGAAAAAATAATCCTGACATGCAGCACGTGCCAAATATTGGCCCAACACCGCGTGGAGATTGGGAAGTGGTTGGCGTGGACCAGAAGAGGAAGGGGCATCGGCTCATTCTGCGGCCATTGCCAGGAAATACTGTATTTGAGACGGAACGTAGGCCAAAGACATTCCAAGTTCATGGCGATTTTTTGGACCCAGTGAAGCGCGGCACTGCGTCTCAGGGGTGCATTATCCTTCCGTCGCTGGTACGGCACCAACTCCAGCCAGGAGACATCATCCGTGTGGTTCGCTGAACTGTTCCGGGTCGTCCTGATAGCGGCCTGCATCCTGCTCCCGGTTGTTCCGGCCCGAGCCGATGAGACGTCGTTCGTCCTGGACGAGCAGCTCTTTCCACCCACCGGGGATGGGTTCAGCTTCGAAGGGAAGAGAGACACCCCGCTCGACGAACGGCTGTTCGTCCTGCCCTGGGTCACGCTGGAAAAGGACACCGAAGCGGACATCCTGCGCCGCTTCGGCAAGGCCCGATCCATCCCCGGCCTGGAGCGCTTCGCCTATTGCTACGAGGAGGCCGGTTCCGGCGTGGTGGCCGTGCTCTCGGGATTCCGCGGCGATGTGGTCCAGGTGATGCTGGCGGATTCCGCGCGAAGGCTGACGGACGCCCGGCTGTGCGCGCGCGTGCCCAAGGGGACCTTCACCACAGCCACGGCGGCCGGGCTGCGCCTGGGCATGACCCGCGACGAGGCCGTGCGGCTCCTGGGCGCGCCCATGCTGGAAACCCCGTCCCGGCTCTACTACGGCCAAACCCTGGAGATTCCCATGGACCCGGAGTCGCGGGAGCATTACAGCCGACTCCAGCCGAACTTCACGGACGATGACGCCTGGTTCTACGAAGAGCGCACCATCATCGTCCGTTTGGACAAGGGCCGGGTCTATTCCTTCACCCTCTGCCGGGTCACTTCCACCTGACCCCCTTCGGGGGTTCATGAAAAGGCAAAAGAGACGAACATGAAGTGCATCATGCTGGGTTCATTCCTGCTCATTGCGTCCACTGCCGCCTTGGCCCAGGACCTCTCCGGCGCCTATTGCGTGGTGACCGAATCCGAATGGGCGCAGTGCCTCGAGTTGCGGCACGGCGGCGAATGCCGGATCGTCACCCAGTTCTGGGACCCCACGGAAGGTTCCGGCCCCCGAAACAACATGACCCGCAAGGAGACCCCGTGCCGCTACGAGGTGAACGGCGACTTGGTGTCGCTGGCCTACGAAGGCCGCACGGAGGTGATGAAGGCCGCTGTTTACGACTGGGCGCAGTTTGCCGGACAGGGCTGGTCGCCGGGCCTGGAACTGGTCAATCCGACATACGAGAGAGGTTGGCTGGACCCCAGGGTTTATTGGAAGGAACCCAAGGACGCGTTGCGCCTCGACGCCGATCCGCATTGACTCTCCCGGGGAGCTGCGGAAGGGTGTGCGTTCGCCCCGAAGACGCGACGGTTGATATTCAAGAAAAAAGGCTTCGCTGAAATGAAAAAAGCCGCATCCCTCATCCTCTTCATGCTCATGGCAAGTCCGGCCCTCGCCCAGGACATGTTGGGAAAATACTGCGTGCTGACCGAGTCCGAGTGGAGCGAATGCATTGAGTTGAACACCGGCGGCGCGTGCCGGATCGTCACCGAGGTCTGGGAGGCCACGGACGGCTCCGGGCCGCGCAAGGATTACGACCGCAAGGAAACCACGTGCAGCTACGAGGTGAGGGGCGGTCAGGTGCTGCTCACGCACCACGGCGTCACGGAAGCCCTGAAGGCCGACTTCTACGACTGGAAGGAGGAGCTGCTGGACGGCTGGTCCCCGGGCCTGAAGCCGGTGGAGCCCCGCGCCGAAAAGAGCGTCCTGAGTTCCCGAGTGTATTGGAAGGAGCCCATGGACGAACTGCGGGTCAGCGAGCCTCCGCGTCGATGACCGCGCGGATCGAGGGGAACATGGGGAAAAGAATAGTCCTGCTTTTCATTCTGGCCCTGTTGTCGGCGGTCGCGGCCCATGCAGGATCGAAAGCGGCCGCCGGGAGCGGTTTCGCCGGGACGTATTCGACCATGTACTACAACAACGAGGGCGGCGACCTACTGGGCGAGGAGTTGCGCATCGTCCTCGGCAAGTCCGGCTACAAGGGAATCCTGCAATTCAGCGAAGGCCGCCCGAGCGATCCCGTGCTCATGGATGTGCGGATCGAAGGGAACGCCATCAGCTTCGACACCCCGGCGGAGTGGGATTATCCGGGGCATTTTCAGGGTACGATCTCCGCGCGGAAAGTAAGCGGCGTCTTGAGGCTCCAAAATGGCGTGGACGTGCCCTTGGACCTGCCCCGCCGGGCCGGCTATTGGGACGACCCGATTTCCCAATAAACCGCCCGCCGCCTTCGGCGGGTTCCAGAAAGGCGGGGGAGCCGGAAGAAGCAAAGGCGGAAGAGGCGCATGCCCCTTCCGCCTTTTTGCGTCCCTCGGAAGGATGGTCAGGAGGCGGCCCGGCGCAGGGCGGCTTGTCGCCGGTGCACGGCCTTGGGGTACCAGGTGGTGAAGACCAGGGTGCCGAGCAGCACGGCGTAGGTCAGGAACTCGTAGGCCAGGTCCGGCATGACCGGGGCCAGGGCCTTGTTCAGGGCGATTCCGGCGTTGACGGTGAAGACCAGGCCCCAGACCAGGCTGATGCGGGTGTTCGTGCGCAGGAACACCGGGTCGTTCCAGAGCGAGGGGTCGGTGTGGCCGCGGGCGTAGTCCAGGGAGAAGGGCTTGCCCATGCCGAGGGTGATCCAGACCCCCAGGCCCAGGGCCGCGTTGGCCAGCACGCCCATGAAGCGCACGGTCCACATGTTCTCGAAGACGAACACCGCGACCAGGGCGTAGCCGAAGAACAGCAGGCCCATCCAGAGGATCACGCCCCGATGCAGGCGCAGCACGCCCATGATCACCGTGAGCGCGAAGGCCGTGATCAGGCCGAGCTTGAGCCGGAACAGGCTGCCGTGGGCGATGAACAGAAAGGCCAGCCAGGGGGCGAATCCGAGCAGCAGCTTGAGGAACATGCGGGCTCCTTGCGGGTTGGGGGTCCGGTGTCGACGCGCTCCATTGCAACGACCATAGGCATATATGCCGCCCGCCCCCCGCAGTCCAGCCGCTTTCGCCCGCCTTCGTCCGCCTTCGGCGGTTTTCAGAAAGGCGGGAAGAGAAACGTTTCTCCGCCGTTCCATGACGTCCCGAAGGGACACGGAAACGTCACCGGATCGCGGCGATCCGTCACCGGCCTTCTGCTATTCCCTGCTCATTTGATGGACCCGGGAGGGTCCGCAACCGATCCGAGCAAGGAGGAACGGCCATGACCGAGCGGCAGAAGCGGCAGATTCGCGAACGGCTGAAGGAACGGGTCGCGGTGTTGACCATACGGGCGGAGCAGGCGGACCTGACCCTGGCCAACTGCCCGGACGAATCGGACCTGGCCACGGAGATCACCCGCCACAACCTGGACCTGGCCCTGCGCGAACGCGAGCACCGCGAACTCCGTGAGGCCGAGGAAGCCCTGAAACGGTTCGACGCTCCCGACTACGGCCTGTGCGAGGACTGCGGCGGCCCCATCGGCACGGCCCGGCTCCTGGCCCGGCCGAGCACGCGGCTGTGCGTCTGCTGCCAGGCCGAACGGGAAGAGCCCGCCCTGTCCGCCGCCTGACCGGCCGTTCCCGACGGAGGAAGCATGAGCGCCACGGGATTTCGCATCGACCTGCACGTGCATTCCAAGCACTCCACGCGGCCCTCGCAGTGGATCCTCCAGAAGCTCGGCTGCTCCGAGAGCTACACCGAGCCCCAGAATATCTACCGCCTGCTGCGCGCGCGGGGCATGGACCTCGTCACCATCACCGACCACAACACCCTCGCCGGAGCCCTGGAGATCGCCCACCTGCCGGGCGCGTTCGTCAGTGAGGAGATCACCACCTACTTCCCCGGCGACCGCTGCAAGCTGCACGTGCTCGTCTACGGCGTCACCGAGGCCCAGCACCGCGACTTCCAGGAGCTGCGCGAGAACGTCTTCGAGCTGCTGCCCTACCTGCGGGAGAACGGCATCGCCCACGTCCTGGCCCACCCCCTGTTCGCGGTCAACGAGCGGCTCACGCCCGAGCACTTCGAGCAGTGCCTCGTGCTCTTCAACACCTTCGAACTCAACGGCACCCGCGACGCCTTGCAGAACACGGTGCTCAAGGAGATCATCACCGGCCTGACCCGCCCCGGACTGGAGCGGCTGGCCGACAGGCACGGGCTCGAACCCTGGGGCGACACGCCCTGGGTCAAGGGCTTCACCGGCGGCTCGGACGACCACTCCGGCCTGAACGTGGCCCGGATGCACACGCGCTTCCCGGGCCCGGCCGACCTGGAGTCCGTGCTCGGCGGTCTGCGCGGCCGCCTGGGCGAGCCCCTGGGCACGGCCGCCACGCCCATGACCATGGCCCACAACATCTACAGCATCGCCTACCAGTTCTATAAAAACCGCGTGCCCATGCCCGGCGCGGCCGCCGACATCCCGGCCCTGCGTTTCGCGGACCAGGCCCTGGACCCATCCGAGGAGACTCCGGCCCCGGGCCTGCTGGCCCGCGTGCAGAGCTTCTTCAACCGCCGCAAATCGGCCCTCTACCTGCGCTGGGCCACGGGCGGCGAGGCCCACCAGGTGCTGCTCAAGGAGGCCGCCGCCATCGTGGGCGCGGACCAGGGCTTCCAGGCCGTGAGCCGGGGCGAGGTGCGCGACATGGCCCTCATGGAGAACGAGTGGTACCGCTTCGTGTCCCGGGCCACGGACCGCGTGCTCTCCCAGTTCGCGGACCGCATCCTGACCAGCCTGCTCCAGGCCCGGCTCTTCGACGTCTTCCACACCATCGGCTCGGCCGCCTCGCTCTACGCCCTGCTGGCGCCCTATTTCGTCTCCTTCGGCCTGTTCGCCTCGGAACGGGCCTTCTGCGACCGCTGCCTGGCGGCCTTCGGCGAAAAGCCCCGCCACCCCCGCAAGGAGGGGCTCGCGATCGCCCACTTCACGGACACCTTCCGAGAGGTCAACGGCGTGGCCCGGACGATCCGCCAGCAGCTCACCCTGGTGGGCAGGCACGACAAGCACATGCGGGTCATCACCTGCGGCCAGGACGCCCCGGCGGACATGGCGGGCGTGGCCGACTTCGAGCCCGTGGGGGCCTTCGAGATCCCGGTATACCCCCAGCTCCAACTCTTCTACCCGCCGTTCCTGAAGATGCTCGCGCACTGCTTCGAGGAGGACTTCGACCTCCTCCTGGCGGCCACGCCCGGGCCGGTCGGCCTGGCGGCCCTGGCCATCGCCCGCATCCTGAAGACCCCCATCCACGCCACCTACCACACGGCCTTCCCGCAGTACGTGGCCGCGCTGACCCGGGACACCAACCTGGAGGACGCGGCCTGGCGCTACATGCTCTGGTTCTACAACCAGATGGACGTGGTCTACGCCCCCTCGCGGGCCACGGTGGACGAACTGGTGGCCCGGGGCATCCCGGAACACAAGGTCAAGACCTATCCGCGCGGGGTGGACGTGACCCACTTCCACCCCTCCAAGCGCAACGGTTTCCTCAAGCGCTACGCCGCCGGGCCCGGCCTCAAGCTGCTCTACGTGGGCCGCGTGTCCAGGGAAAAGGACCTGCACGTGCTCACCGAGGCCTTCCGCAAGCTGCGGGCCATGCGCCGCGACCTGGAGCTGGTGGTGGTCGGAGACGGCCCCTACCTGGCCGAAATGAAGCAGGCCCTGCGCGGCCTGCCCGCCTGCTTCACCGGCGTGCTCGAGGGCGAGGATCTGGCCGCGGCCTACGCGAGTTCGGACATCTTCGTCTTCCCCTCGGCCACGGACACCTTCGGCAACGTGGTCCTGGAGGCCCAGGCCTCGGGCCTGCCGGTCATCGTCACCGACCGGGGCGGCCCCAGGGAGAACATCATCCCGGACCGCACCGGCCTGGTGGTGGCCGCCGGAGACCCGGACGCCCTGGTCCGCGCCGTGATCCACCTGGCCGACTCCCCCGAACGGCTTTCGCTCATGCGCGAGAACGCCCGGGCCGGCATGGAGCGCCGCACCTTCGACGAAACATTCCTCCAGACCTGGGACATCTACGGGTCGTCCCTGCGCGCCGGCGCGGCTTAGCGGCTTCGCCGCATTCCAGAAAGGCACGGGAGAGAGCCCCCCGGGAATCCACGCGCCCCGCCCATTCAATCAGGTCTTGAAATTCCCGCTTCAAGCTGTATCATCGGAGAAACATTGGAGTCCCGCCCATGCTTCCGCGTCTCGCCGCCCTCTCGGTCCTGCTCCTCGCCGCGTTCTGCGCCGTCGCCGCCCTGGCCGACGACCGCACGGGCTTCGCCGACAAGCCCGCGCCCACGGATTTCCGGGGCCTGCCCTTCGGCGCGGCCATCGCGGGCCTGCCCGGCCTGACCCCGGTGCCGAGCCAGAAGGATTCCTACTACCGCAAGGACGAGGAGCCGACCTACGGCAAGGCGAAGATCGTCTCCGTGGCCTACTACGCCCGCGAGGGCAAACTCTTCGCCGTGGGCATGGCCGTGGAGGGCGAGGCGAACATCTTTCTGGTCCAGGACCGGCTCATCCAGCAGTTCGGCCAGGGCAGCCAGAGGGGCGACCAGTACGGCTGGATCTGGCCTTCCTTCTCGGTGGTCCTCAAGCGCGTGAACAAGGACAAGGCGGCCGTGTACTTCACGCAGGAACGGGCCGGACGTTAGAAATCAACGCGGGGCGCTGGATTTTCCCCCAGGCCCTCGGGTAGACCGGATCAGGCCCGCCGCCGTCCGGGCGGGCGCGGAGGTTCCATGCAGCGCACCCGACCCGCCGTGTTCTACGGCCTCACCCTTCTGGGCCTGGCCCTGCTCTTCGCCCTGGGCTTCATGGGCTATTACGACCTGATCCTGAAGAACAAGGCCGAGACCGCGGCCTGGGCCGCCCAGGCCGGGCTCATCGTGGTGGGCGGCGGACTGCTCCTCTTGGCCCTGCAGGCCTTGATCGTGTTCCGCGCCTTCATCGGGCCGCTGGCCCGCGACGAGGAACGCCTGGACGAGCTGGACGAGGCCGTGCGCCGCCTCACCATCACCGACGAGCTGACCCACGTATACAACCGGGCCAAGCTGGAGGAATGCGTGCTGCGCGAGATCGAGCACGTGCGCCGCTACAAGGCCAAGGCCGCGGCCCTCATGCTCGACGTGGACGGCATGGGCGACATCAACCGGACCCAGGGCGACCGCGCCGGGGACCGGCTGCTGGCCGACCTGGCCCGCCTGCTCACCCGCCGGGTGCGCAAGAACGACCTCGTCTTCCGCTGGCGCGGCGACACCTTCGCCGTCCTCGCCCCGCACATCGACGGCCCCCAGGCCGAACGCTTCGCCCGCAAGCTGCGCGCCGAGATCGCGGCCACCGAATTCCAGGACGGCCTGCGCGTCAGCGTGAGCGTGTCCGCCGCCCAGATCGAGGCCGGGGACACCCCGGACGCCTTCCTGCTCCGGCTCAGGGAAGGCCTGGAACAGGCCACGGCGAAGCGGAACGAGGCTGGGGAGGAGTTCGAGCCCGCCGGAGAGTCCGGAGCGGTTCCGGCCTGACCGGCAACCTGACCGCATGACCTCCGGCCCCATCCCCTCCGGCTCGCGGCCGTGCGCCGGGCCTGGCCTGCCCGTGCGCTTCGCGGTTCTCTTCCTGCCGCTCTGCCTGCTCGTTCTCGGCGGGCTGTACGCCTACCGCTCCCTGGAGGCCGCCGGACGCGCCGAGACCGTGAAGGCCCGCCAGATGGGCCGCGTGAGTCAGGAGGTCCAGGTTCTGGAGACGGCCCTGGCGGCCAGCGCCGCCGACGCCGCCTTCCTGGCCGACATGACCTCCACCCTGCTGCGCGAGGCCGGGGAACGGGCCCCGGAAGACATCGCCGGGGTGCTCTGGTCCTTCGCCTTCGTCAACCGGGGCTACGCCCGCATCCAATACCTGGACGCTTCCGGCGTCGAGACCGCCAGGGTGAATCTCCACCCCCAGGGCCCGGAAATGGTCCCGGGCCCGCGTCTGGCCGACCGCTCCGACCTGCCCGATTTCCTGGAGGCCCGCGGCCTGCCCGGCGGCTCGGTGCGCGTCTCGCGCCTGGAGCTGAACGCCGAGGACGGCCGCCTGGACGCGCCGCCCACCCCGGTGCTGCGCTTCTCCTCCCCGGTCTTCGGCCCCGAGGGGGTCCGCGCCGGGGTCGTGGTCCTGGCCCTCAAGGGCGACCTGCCCCTCGAGCGGCTGCGGCTGGCCTCGGCCGTCCCCGGCGGCCCGTTCCTCATGGCCAACGCCCAGGGCTACTGGCTCCTGGGGCCCTCCCCGGACTCGGAATGGGCCTTCCAGCTCGATGGACGGCCGGAGGGCACCCTGAAGCAGCTCTGGCCCGACGCCTGGGAAGCCGCGCGCCGGGACGGGCAGGGGCAGATCCCGGTGGACGGGGGCCTGCTCACCTTCGACACCGTGACCCCGGGCCAAGGCTACACCCTGGGCGCGGACCTGCGCGTGCTGCCCGCCGAGGAATGGCTCCTGGCGGTGCACACCGCCGAGGACAGCTTCAACCCGCCGACCGGGCCGCTGTTCTGGTTCTTCACCGCCGGGCTGGCCGCGCTCCTGGCCGTGGTCTCC includes:
- a CDS encoding tlde1 domain-containing protein, coding for MLRDRKGRKLWIQTERGEFQPLESYGQINERRKSQSGPDWWVVAKEPDWAPPKRRMSLVAGGLSGHTKPNSHGDQQPYDELGRYAGPGEGAWSEKPEGEKTRGGSLLSAFLKTSEGGEAGGDILLDGGEFRAEAHWLDENPHSAKAQSGNLPNAGQAPMRATPEPQEADEKSSENAAPQRKPKIYIYEQSTGKFFDSAGNLLATEYSGAGKGKNNPDMQHVPNIGPTPRGDWEVVGVDQKRKGHRLILRPLPGNTVFETERRPKTFQVHGDFLDPVKRGTASQGCIILPSLVRHQLQPGDIIRVVR
- a CDS encoding TraR/DksA family transcriptional regulator, coding for MTERQKRQIRERLKERVAVLTIRAEQADLTLANCPDESDLATEITRHNLDLALREREHRELREAEEALKRFDAPDYGLCEDCGGPIGTARLLARPSTRLCVCCQAEREEPALSAA
- a CDS encoding glycosyltransferase; the protein is MSATGFRIDLHVHSKHSTRPSQWILQKLGCSESYTEPQNIYRLLRARGMDLVTITDHNTLAGALEIAHLPGAFVSEEITTYFPGDRCKLHVLVYGVTEAQHRDFQELRENVFELLPYLRENGIAHVLAHPLFAVNERLTPEHFEQCLVLFNTFELNGTRDALQNTVLKEIITGLTRPGLERLADRHGLEPWGDTPWVKGFTGGSDDHSGLNVARMHTRFPGPADLESVLGGLRGRLGEPLGTAATPMTMAHNIYSIAYQFYKNRVPMPGAAADIPALRFADQALDPSEETPAPGLLARVQSFFNRRKSALYLRWATGGEAHQVLLKEAAAIVGADQGFQAVSRGEVRDMALMENEWYRFVSRATDRVLSQFADRILTSLLQARLFDVFHTIGSAASLYALLAPYFVSFGLFASERAFCDRCLAAFGEKPRHPRKEGLAIAHFTDTFREVNGVARTIRQQLTLVGRHDKHMRVITCGQDAPADMAGVADFEPVGAFEIPVYPQLQLFYPPFLKMLAHCFEEDFDLLLAATPGPVGLAALAIARILKTPIHATYHTAFPQYVAALTRDTNLEDAAWRYMLWFYNQMDVVYAPSRATVDELVARGIPEHKVKTYPRGVDVTHFHPSKRNGFLKRYAAGPGLKLLYVGRVSREKDLHVLTEAFRKLRAMRRDLELVVVGDGPYLAEMKQALRGLPACFTGVLEGEDLAAAYASSDIFVFPSATDTFGNVVLEAQASGLPVIVTDRGGPRENIIPDRTGLVVAAGDPDALVRAVIHLADSPERLSLMRENARAGMERRTFDETFLQTWDIYGSSLRAGAA
- a CDS encoding GGDEF domain-containing protein, which codes for MQRTRPAVFYGLTLLGLALLFALGFMGYYDLILKNKAETAAWAAQAGLIVVGGGLLLLALQALIVFRAFIGPLARDEERLDELDEAVRRLTITDELTHVYNRAKLEECVLREIEHVRRYKAKAAALMLDVDGMGDINRTQGDRAGDRLLADLARLLTRRVRKNDLVFRWRGDTFAVLAPHIDGPQAERFARKLRAEIAATEFQDGLRVSVSVSAAQIEAGDTPDAFLLRLREGLEQATAKRNEAGEEFEPAGESGAVPA
- a CDS encoding sensor domain-containing diguanylate cyclase; translation: MTSGPIPSGSRPCAGPGLPVRFAVLFLPLCLLVLGGLYAYRSLEAAGRAETVKARQMGRVSQEVQVLETALAASAADAAFLADMTSTLLREAGERAPEDIAGVLWSFAFVNRGYARIQYLDASGVETARVNLHPQGPEMVPGPRLADRSDLPDFLEARGLPGGSVRVSRLELNAEDGRLDAPPTPVLRFSSPVFGPEGVRAGVVVLALKGDLPLERLRLASAVPGGPFLMANAQGYWLLGPSPDSEWAFQLDGRPEGTLKQLWPDAWEAARRDGQGQIPVDGGLLTFDTVTPGQGYTLGADLRVLPAEEWLLAVHTAEDSFNPPTGPLFWFFTAGLAALLAVVSWFWAQARLRRDQAEARLREMATIDGLTHLFNRRHFLETGQAELERARRYGRALSLVMFDVDHFKKVNDTHGHDAGDAVLRALADTARAALRQADVLGRLGGEEFAAILPETDLKAGMETAERLRRAVEKLEAPHGGRVLRLTVSLGVAQIREGEDLDGLLKRADQALYEAKNSGRNRSGFAGS